The sequence ATCGCGCTGCAGGGCTATCTTGGCTTCCAGACGACGATCCAGTTCGATCCCGGCGAGCGGATCGAGAATGTGGCGATCGGCGACGCGACCGGCTGGCAGCTGACCCCCAACAAGCGCGCGGACGTGCTGTTCGTGAAGCCGATCGGCCGCGGCCCGGCGACGAACATGACGATCATCACCGATCGCCGCACCTATACGTTCATGCTGACGGTGGCGCCGGCCAACGCCTCCCCCGCCAAGGCGGCTTGGGTGCTGCGCTTCCGCCTGCCCGAGCCGAAATTGGTCTACGAGGTGGCGCCGACCCCACCCCCGCCGCCGGTGACGCCCGAGGGCAAGAACGTGTTCTACACGTCGAGCGGCCCGGCCGCGATCCTGCCGACGCGCGTGTTCGACGACGGTATCCGCACCTATTTCGCGTGGGCCGATCAGGCGCCGGTGCCCGCCATCTTCGCGGTCAACGCCGATGGCAGCGAGGCGGTGGTGAACTTCACCATGCGCGACGGCTATTCGGTCGTCCAGCAGACCGCCGGCCGCTTCATGCTGCGCCTCGGCGGCAGCCTCGCGACCGTCACCAGCACGCCGGGCACCGAGAAGAGGCTGCCCGCCAAGACCAAGGAAGAGAAGCGCCATGACGGCTGAGGCCGCCCCCCCGGTTCCCGAGTTCGGCGACGCGCTGGTCGCGCAGCCGAGCGTCGTCGGCGTCAAGCGCCGCGGCGGCATGTTCGGCTATGGCGTCGTCGGCGTGATGGGCATCGGCGTGCTGATCGGCATGTCGGCCAGCCGCCACCATGCCGCGGCCGACCTGTCGAGCCCCGCCAGCGCCGCGACGATCCGCTTCACCAAGCCCGATCCGCTGCCGACCGACGCGGTCGCGGCCCCGGCGGTGACGGCCGCCGGCGCGCCGGTGGTCGCCGCTTCGCAGGTCTCGACCAGCGTCGATCCGAACGCCGCCGTGACCATGCCGATGCCGCCGATGCCGGCGGTGACGATGACCGCGACGCCCGGCACCGCCGTCGGCGCGATCAACGCCGCCTCGCGCCTCGCCGCGCCCGCCGTGGTCGTCGATCTCGGCGAAGCGACCGCCGCCGCGCCCACGAAGCTCGCCGACAAGGGTGCGACGCTCGCCAATCCGGCGCTTGCCGGCGCGAATGCCGGCAAGATGGACGCGACGATCGGCGACGACGACAGCTTCATCAAGAGCGCCGGTGCCAAGCCCGATCAGGCGCGCGCCACCCGCATGGGCAAGCTCGACTCGATCATCTCCGAGGGCACGATCATCAGCGCCGCGCTGGAAACCGCGGTCAATTCGGATCTGCCCGGCCTCGCCCGCGCGGTCATCTCGCGCGACGTGATGAGCTTCGACGGCACCACCATGCTCATCCCGCGCGGCAGCCGGGTGATCGGCCAGTACAAATCGGGCGTGCAGATGGGCGCGTCGCGCGTGTTCGTGATCTGGACGCGCCTGATCCGCCCCGACGGCGTCTCGATCCAGCTTATCTCGCCCGGCGGCGACGATCTCGGCCGCGGCGGCGTCGGCGGCAAGGTCGATCGCCACTTCCTTCAGCGCTACGGTGGCGCGGTCCTGACCACGTTGCTCAGCGGCGCGATCGAGGCGGGCGTGGCGTCTGTGGCGAGCGGCAACCTGCCGGTCTACGTCAACCAGGTCGCGCAGACCGGGACCAGCGGCATCTCGCAGACCGGATCGACCAACATCGCGCCGACGATCAAGGTGCCGCAAGGCTCCTCGATCAAGATCTTCGTGGCGCGCGATCTCGACTTCACCGGCATGGAGCAGGGCAAGTGAGCTTCGAGGGCGCGCATGCGGGTGGATCGTACCTGCGCGCCTATCTGTCGCACCTCGACGCCTTCCTCGACCGGCCCGATGTCACCGACATCTACATCAATCGCCCCGGCGAGGTGTGGATCGAGGCGCTCGGCGCCGCGCCCGAGCGGCACGACGTGCCGGGGCTCGACGCCAAGACGCTCGACCGCCTCGCGCGGCAGATCGCCAGCCGGTCGTCGCAGGGGATCAGCCGCCACCACCCGTTGCTGGCGGCGTCGCTGCCCGACGGCGCGCGCGTGCAGATCATCGCGCCGCCCGCGACGCGCGACCATGTCGCGATCGCGATCCGCCGGCAGGCGATCCGCGAGATGGCGCTCGACGATTGCATCGCCGCGGGCCTGTTCGACCAGACCCGCGTCGGCAACACGGTGGAACTGCCGACCGAGACCGACCGGCTGAAGGGGCTGCTCGACGCAGGCGACTTCGCCGGCTTCCTCAAGGCGGCGATCGTCGCGCGCAAGAACATCATCGTCTCGGGCGGCACCTCGACCGGCAAGACCACCTTCCTCAACGCATTGCTCCAGCAGATCCCGCAGGACGAGCGCATCATCGCGATCGAGGACACGCCCGAGGTGCGCCTGTCGCACCCCAACGCGATCGGCCTGATTGCAAGCCGCAGCGACCTCGGCGAGGCGCAGGTGACGATCGAGGATCTGTTGCAGGCCTCGCTGCGCATGCGCCCCAGCCGGATCATCATGGGCGAGCTGCGCGGGGCCGAGGCCTACAGCTTCCTGCGCGCGGTCAATACCGGCCATCCCGGCTCGATCACCACCGTCCATGCCGACAGCCCTCGCGGCGCGGCCGAGCAGCTTGCGCTGATGGTGCTGCAGTCGGGCACCACGCTCGCGCGCGCCGACGTGCTGGATTATGTGCGCTCGACGGTGGAGATCATCGTCCAGCTTTCGCGCGTCAACGGCAAGCGGATCGTCTCGACGATCAGTTACGAACCCGCCTGACGATTGCGTCAGGCGCACGGTATAGTGCGTTTTTCGCGGGCAGAACTGGGAAAAACGGTCTCCCCTTCCAGCGGGTTTACCAACCCGCTTTTACAACCATTCACGCGCCACCCGTAGAACAGACCATGACGAGCGGAGGAAAATCGGCCGCGTAACAGCCGGTTTCCGCTGCTCCTCCCGCACCTGTCGTGCGGGTGTTCTCATGTAGCGTGGCGTAAACAGTGGCAAACAATACGATGCTCGCGGCTGGTTCCGCGAGCGTGCTTGCGGTGACCGCAGCAGCGGTGACGCTGACCCCGTCGACCAGCACCACCACCCCGGCGACGACGGTGGCCGCGGTCGCGCCGGTGGCGGATGCGGATGCCGCCCGCCTCGCCCGCCAGGCGACGTTCGGCGCGACGCCCGCGGTGATCGCGCGGATCAAGACGCTGGGCATCGACGGCTGGCTGGACGAGCAGTTCGCGACCAAATCGTCGAGCTTCACCGATCTGGTCGCGCTGGACCAGCGCAAGAGCTATTGCGACACCGACGGCAAGGCGATCACCAACTGCTTCCGGATCTATTCGGACTCGGTGCTGCCGGCGATGCGCTTCTATTCGAACGCGCTCGGCAACGACGACCAGCTTCGCCAGCGCGTCGCGCTCGCTCTGTTCAACATGATGCCGGTCTCGGCGAACAAGACCGCGAATACCGCGGCGCTCGCACGCTATCAGCAGATCTTCCTCGACGGCGCGTTCGGCAACTTCTCCGATCTC is a genomic window of Sphingomonas nostoxanthinifaciens containing:
- a CDS encoding TrbG/VirB9 family P-type conjugative transfer protein, with translation MILALLAAAATAAASPASTAQRPVAIASDPHIQIAKYDESGVIALQGYLGFQTTIQFDPGERIENVAIGDATGWQLTPNKRADVLFVKPIGRGPATNMTIITDRRTYTFMLTVAPANASPAKAAWVLRFRLPEPKLVYEVAPTPPPPPVTPEGKNVFYTSSGPAAILPTRVFDDGIRTYFAWADQAPVPAIFAVNADGSEAVVNFTMRDGYSVVQQTAGRFMLRLGGSLATVTSTPGTEKRLPAKTKEEKRHDG
- a CDS encoding TrbI/VirB10 family protein, with the protein product MTAEAAPPVPEFGDALVAQPSVVGVKRRGGMFGYGVVGVMGIGVLIGMSASRHHAAADLSSPASAATIRFTKPDPLPTDAVAAPAVTAAGAPVVAASQVSTSVDPNAAVTMPMPPMPAVTMTATPGTAVGAINAASRLAAPAVVVDLGEATAAAPTKLADKGATLANPALAGANAGKMDATIGDDDSFIKSAGAKPDQARATRMGKLDSIISEGTIISAALETAVNSDLPGLARAVISRDVMSFDGTTMLIPRGSRVIGQYKSGVQMGASRVFVIWTRLIRPDGVSIQLISPGGDDLGRGGVGGKVDRHFLQRYGGAVLTTLLSGAIEAGVASVASGNLPVYVNQVAQTGTSGISQTGSTNIAPTIKVPQGSSIKIFVARDLDFTGMEQGK
- the virB11 gene encoding P-type DNA transfer ATPase VirB11 gives rise to the protein MSFEGAHAGGSYLRAYLSHLDAFLDRPDVTDIYINRPGEVWIEALGAAPERHDVPGLDAKTLDRLARQIASRSSQGISRHHPLLAASLPDGARVQIIAPPATRDHVAIAIRRQAIREMALDDCIAAGLFDQTRVGNTVELPTETDRLKGLLDAGDFAGFLKAAIVARKNIIVSGGTSTGKTTFLNALLQQIPQDERIIAIEDTPEVRLSHPNAIGLIASRSDLGEAQVTIEDLLQASLRMRPSRIIMGELRGAEAYSFLRAVNTGHPGSITTVHADSPRGAAEQLALMVLQSGTTLARADVLDYVRSTVEIIVQLSRVNGKRIVSTISYEPA